The Enterobacter kobei genome has a segment encoding these proteins:
- the mltF gene encoding membrane-bound lytic murein transglycosylase MltF, whose translation MKKLKINYLLIGIVTLLLAVALWPSIPWFGKAENRIAAIQERGELRVSTLNSPLIYSDINGKIIGLDYELAQQFADYLGVKLKITVRQNINQLFDDLDNNDADILAAGLVYNSERSKNYQPGPTYYSVSQQLVYRVGSLRPRTLASINDQQLTIAPGHVVIEDLRELKEKKYPDLSWKVDPKLGTTELLEQVKDQKLPYTIADSVAISLFQRVHPEIAVALDVTDEQPVTWFSQLDDDQTLSAAMLDFYNTINEDGTLARLEEKYLGHGDDFDYVDTRSFLRAVDSVLPDLQPLFEKYAQEIDWKLLAAISYQESHWDTQATSPTGVRGLMMLTKNTALSLGVNDRTDAEQSISGGARYLQDMMAKVPETVPEEERIWFALAAYNMGYAHMLDARALTAKTKGNPDSWSDVKQRLPLLSQKPWYNKLTYGYARGHEAYAYVENIRKYQISLVGYLLEKEKEATEARQLAESYPVVAPDELNRPTTSILPFVAFSADGAFERNRLIAPNTLVQVPHR comes from the coding sequence TTGAAAAAATTAAAGATTAATTATCTGCTCATCGGCATTGTTACGTTGCTGCTGGCAGTGGCCCTCTGGCCTTCCATCCCCTGGTTCGGTAAAGCCGAAAACCGTATCGCCGCCATTCAGGAGCGGGGGGAGCTGCGCGTCAGTACGCTCAACTCTCCGCTGATTTACAGCGACATTAACGGCAAAATTATTGGCCTTGATTATGAACTGGCGCAGCAGTTCGCCGATTATCTTGGCGTGAAGCTTAAAATTACCGTTCGCCAGAATATCAACCAGCTGTTCGACGACCTTGATAACAACGATGCCGACATACTGGCAGCCGGTCTGGTCTATAACAGTGAGCGTAGCAAAAACTATCAACCGGGCCCGACCTATTACTCCGTTTCGCAACAGCTGGTCTATCGCGTCGGGAGTCTGCGGCCACGCACGCTGGCCTCCATTAACGATCAACAGCTGACCATTGCGCCCGGCCATGTGGTGATTGAGGATCTGCGTGAGCTGAAAGAGAAGAAATACCCCGACCTGAGCTGGAAGGTTGATCCGAAACTGGGCACAACGGAGCTGCTGGAGCAGGTAAAAGATCAGAAACTGCCCTACACCATTGCCGATTCGGTTGCGATCAGTCTGTTCCAGCGCGTGCATCCTGAAATTGCCGTAGCGCTCGACGTTACCGACGAGCAGCCGGTGACCTGGTTTAGTCAGCTCGATGACGATCAGACTCTTTCTGCGGCCATGCTCGATTTCTATAACACCATCAATGAAGACGGCACGCTGGCGCGGCTGGAGGAAAAATATCTCGGCCACGGTGATGACTTTGACTATGTTGACACCCGCAGCTTCCTGCGCGCGGTAGATAGCGTCCTGCCAGACCTGCAGCCATTATTCGAAAAATACGCCCAGGAGATTGACTGGAAACTGCTGGCGGCTATTTCGTATCAGGAGTCCCACTGGGACACCCAGGCCACCTCCCCGACCGGCGTGCGTGGCTTAATGATGTTAACCAAAAATACCGCGCTGAGCCTGGGCGTGAATGACCGTACCGATGCGGAACAGAGCATCAGCGGCGGGGCTCGCTATCTTCAGGATATGATGGCCAAAGTGCCGGAAACGGTGCCGGAAGAGGAACGGATCTGGTTTGCGCTGGCAGCCTACAATATGGGCTACGCGCATATGCTTGACGCGCGGGCGCTGACCGCGAAAACGAAAGGTAACCCGGACAGCTGGTCAGACGTAAAGCAACGTCTACCGCTGCTAAGCCAGAAGCCGTGGTATAACAAGCTGACTTACGGCTACGCGCGCGGACATGAAGCCTACGCCTACGTGGAAAATATCCGTAAGTATCAGATTAGCCTGGTCGGCTATCTGCTCGAGAAAGAAAAAGAGGCGACAGAGGCAAGACAGCTGGCTGAGAGTTATCCGGTTGTGGCGCCGGACGAGCTTAATCGTCCGACAACTTCAATTCTGCCTTTTGTTGCTTTTTCTGCTGACGGCGCATTCGAAAGAAATCGCTTAATAGCGCCGAACACGCTGGTGCAAGTACCCCACCGATAG
- the tadA gene encoding tRNA adenosine(34) deaminase TadA has protein sequence MPPAFRLEYQPLCNPERDHEYWMRHALTLAQRAWDEGEVPVGAVLVHNNQVIGEGWNRPIGRHDPTAHAEIMALRQGGMVLQNYRLLDTTLYVTLEPCVMCSGAMVHSRIGTLVFGARDEKTGAAGSLLDVLGHPGMNHQVKTIGGVLAPACSALLSDFFRMRRQQKKQQKAELKLSDD, from the coding sequence ATGCCGCCCGCTTTTAGACTGGAGTATCAACCGTTGTGCAACCCTGAACGCGATCATGAATACTGGATGCGCCATGCGCTTACGCTTGCCCAGCGCGCCTGGGACGAGGGAGAAGTGCCCGTGGGTGCCGTGCTTGTCCACAATAACCAGGTGATAGGGGAAGGGTGGAACCGCCCGATTGGCCGTCACGATCCGACTGCGCACGCTGAAATAATGGCCCTTCGTCAGGGCGGAATGGTGCTGCAAAACTATCGTCTGCTTGATACCACGCTGTATGTCACGCTTGAGCCGTGCGTGATGTGTTCCGGCGCGATGGTGCACAGCCGGATTGGTACGCTGGTCTTTGGTGCGCGGGATGAAAAAACCGGTGCGGCCGGTTCTCTGCTGGACGTGCTGGGTCATCCAGGGATGAATCACCAGGTGAAAACTATCGGTGGGGTACTTGCACCAGCGTGTTCGGCGCTATTAAGCGATTTCTTTCGAATGCGCCGTCAGCAGAAAAAGCAACAAAAGGCAGAATTGAAGTTGTCGGACGATTAA
- the yfhb gene encoding phosphatidylglycerophosphatase C — MANHERRVVFFDLDGTLHQQDMFGSFMRYLLRRQPLNALLVLPLLPAIGIVLLVKGRAARWPMSLLLWGCTFGHSEARLKQLEKEFAHWFRGHVAAFPVVQARLTSYLDANDADIWLITGSPQTLVEQVYFDTPWLPRVNLIATQIARGYGGWVLSMRCLGHEKVVQLEKRIGTPLRLYSGYSDSKQDNPLLYFCQHRWRVTPAGELQQLE; from the coding sequence TTGGCAAATCACGAGCGTCGCGTTGTCTTTTTCGATCTGGATGGAACGCTGCATCAGCAGGATATGTTTGGTTCGTTTATGCGCTACCTGCTGCGGCGCCAGCCTCTGAATGCGCTGCTCGTCTTACCGCTGTTACCGGCGATCGGCATCGTGCTGCTGGTGAAAGGCCGGGCGGCGCGCTGGCCGATGAGCCTGCTGCTCTGGGGATGTACGTTTGGCCACAGCGAAGCGCGGCTCAAACAGCTCGAAAAGGAGTTTGCGCACTGGTTTCGCGGTCATGTCGCCGCGTTCCCGGTTGTACAGGCGCGCCTCACCAGTTACCTCGACGCCAACGATGCCGACATCTGGTTGATCACGGGCTCCCCGCAGACGCTGGTTGAACAGGTTTATTTTGATACGCCCTGGCTGCCGCGCGTGAATCTTATCGCCACACAAATTGCCCGTGGTTACGGCGGCTGGGTACTGAGTATGCGCTGCCTGGGGCATGAAAAAGTGGTGCAGCTGGAGAAACGCATCGGCACGCCGCTGCGTCTCTACAGCGGCTACAGCGACAGCAAACAGGACAACCCGCTGCTCTATTTTTGCCAGCATCGCTGGCGCGTCACGCCCGCAGGCGAACTTCAGCAACTCGAATAG
- a CDS encoding PTS transporter subunit EIIC has product MDKTAALASDILRGIGGEENIQRLENCMTRVRVEVHNDDQLDVPGLKKLSGVSGYVKQGQQHQLIVGPGKAAQVVDAMRALMGGGASVTLDDAARTKAQAKAKYKAPMSDALRQLANVFIPLIPAFIASGLITGIINILKRPDIVGDFATQYPNLLGILGIFGSAVFAIMNILVGVNTAKVFGGSLAMGGVMAGILSSPQLAQITLFGEALQPGRGGVIAVLLVVILMCWIEKRLRAVLPGSIELILNPLLTTLITGSVAIVVLQPLGGWISDAIAHGASLAIDRGGLLVGAVLSGTFLPLVLTGLHQGLVPIHVELVQAHGYNALLPILSMAGVGQVGAAIAVLLKTRNARLKKVIKGALPVGLLGIGEPLIFGVTLPLGKPFLAACLGGAVGGALISYWKVATVITFGLSGLPLALTIVTGKVMLYLLGYSVAVIAGFLFTWLLGFNDPEE; this is encoded by the coding sequence ATGGACAAAACAGCAGCGCTCGCCAGCGATATCCTGCGAGGGATCGGCGGAGAAGAGAATATTCAGCGTCTGGAAAACTGCATGACGCGCGTGCGCGTCGAGGTACATAACGACGACCAGCTGGATGTGCCGGGCCTGAAGAAGCTTTCCGGTGTCAGCGGTTACGTGAAGCAGGGGCAGCAACACCAGCTGATCGTCGGGCCGGGGAAAGCGGCGCAGGTGGTTGATGCCATGCGCGCGCTGATGGGCGGCGGCGCGAGTGTGACGCTCGACGATGCTGCGCGCACCAAAGCGCAGGCGAAGGCGAAATACAAAGCCCCCATGAGCGACGCGCTACGACAGCTGGCAAATGTCTTTATCCCGCTGATCCCGGCGTTTATTGCTTCCGGCTTGATCACCGGGATTATCAATATTCTCAAGCGTCCGGATATCGTCGGGGACTTTGCCACCCAGTATCCGAACCTGTTGGGTATTCTGGGGATCTTCGGCAGCGCGGTGTTTGCCATTATGAACATTCTGGTCGGGGTGAATACCGCCAAAGTGTTTGGCGGTTCGCTGGCGATGGGGGGCGTGATGGCGGGCATTCTCTCCAGCCCGCAGCTGGCGCAAATTACGCTGTTTGGCGAGGCGCTCCAGCCTGGTCGCGGCGGGGTGATTGCCGTGCTGCTGGTGGTCATCCTGATGTGCTGGATTGAGAAAAGACTTCGCGCGGTATTGCCCGGCTCGATTGAACTCATCCTCAACCCCCTGCTGACCACGTTAATTACCGGTAGTGTGGCGATTGTGGTTCTTCAGCCATTAGGGGGATGGATCTCTGATGCCATCGCTCATGGCGCGTCTCTGGCCATTGACCGCGGCGGTTTGTTAGTGGGGGCGGTGCTGTCAGGCACCTTCCTGCCGCTGGTGCTGACCGGTCTGCATCAGGGACTGGTGCCGATCCACGTCGAACTGGTGCAGGCGCACGGTTACAACGCGCTGCTGCCTATACTCTCAATGGCGGGGGTGGGGCAGGTCGGTGCGGCAATTGCCGTACTGCTGAAAACCCGCAACGCACGCCTGAAAAAAGTGATTAAAGGCGCGCTTCCGGTTGGATTGCTCGGCATTGGCGAACCGCTGATTTTTGGCGTCACGTTGCCGCTGGGTAAACCGTTCCTGGCTGCCTGTCTGGGCGGCGCGGTCGGCGGGGCGCTCATTAGCTACTGGAAAGTTGCTACCGTCATTACGTTTGGTCTCTCCGGTTTGCCGCTGGCGTTAACTATCGTGACCGGAAAAGTGATGCTCTATCTGTTAGGCTATTCTGTAGCGGTGATCGCCGGGTTCCTGTTTACCTGGCTGTTAGGATTCAACGACCCAGAGGAGTAA